Sequence from the Flavobacterium sp. J372 genome:
TATCGGTTTTGTTACTGTTGAAGATGGCAAAACCGCTCAATGTCCATGCCTGGCTTGGGTTATAACTGAAATTGGCGGCGCCAAACTTAGCTTCAATTTCCTTTGCACGGTTATTGCGCAGCCCGGTAATGCCCAGGTCATTGCTGCTGATGTTGAAACTGGTTCCTCCCTTACGCATCAGGTTACGGAAACCGCCTGAGAATTTAATATAATCCTGTATGGTTAGCGGTAATTCGCCATTGTTATTAAAGTTGGCAATGAGGTTCAGGCTGTACTGCGGACTATAGTAAAATATCTTGGGGTTCACGATGTACCTATCGCCATCGCCAATACTGGCACCGGCAAGCATTTCCCCAAACCAGAAGTTCTTCTTGCCGTCTTTCAGCTTAATATTCATTGCCACATTCTCTTCATTATTCTCAAGGCCTTTCAGCTGGCTTACCTCGTTATAATTACGGAGCACTTCAATTTTCTTCAGCGCATCGGCAGGAATATTCTTTACGCCGAGCTTGGTATCGCCGTCAAAGAAATCTTTCCCTTCTACCATCAGCTTGGTTACCCTTTTTCCTTCTACCTGCACCTCGCCATCGGCATTTACTTCAACGCCGGGCAGCTTCTTTAAAACATCTTCCAGTTTGCGCTCAGTTCCGTTTGTGAAAGAGTCGCTGTTGTACACAATGGTATCACCTTTAATTGTCACAGGCATTTCGTGCACAATTTCAACAGCATCAAGCTCTACACCCTGCTTTAATGTAATGTTTTTAACAACGGGCTCAAATTTAAGCTGAAGCTCTTCTTCAAAAGCGGTAAAGCCAATGTAACTCGCCTTAAGTATATACGTGGTATTTGCCTTAAGCAACAGCTGGAAACGCCCCCTGTCATCCGTAATGGCATAACTGTCCATGGCATTGGTGGCCTTGTTTACCGCCATGATATTAGCCATCTCAAGCGCTACTCCTGTTGAATCTTTTATAGTGCCTTCAACTTTTACATTTTGTGCAAAGCAAAGGGCTGATATGAAAAATAACAGCCCTGAAAATATTTTGGTCATGTGTTTGTTTTTGCCTTATTAATTACCCATGCGTATTTGCATACCACCGCCACGAGACTGGTACATATCCCTCATTTCTTCGGCTTTCTTTGCCACAATTTCATCAAATTTTGCCTGGGTTACTTTTTCACCTTTTGTAGGCGCTTTTATAGTTGTCTTCTCTTTAGGGTTCAGCACCACTTTACTGCACAGGATGGTTGTGCGGCCGTCAGTAACCTCAAGGATTAAGCCTGGTAGCCCCCAATAGTTTTCAGGCCCCTGGTTCACAGGTATTTCAGGAGTGTACCATGCTGTAATGGTCTTGTCTTTCGGCATTTCTACCTGGTCCATTATGTTATTGGCCTTTGGCGAATCATCTTTTTTGGTGTCATCTTTCTTGGCTTCAGTTTTCATCCTGTAATTACGGAAATCCGATTTATTTGCGGGCACAGTAGCTGTGGCTTTATAGCATGTATAATTGCCAATTTTGCGCGACTCATTTTCCATCTTCCAGTTGATTTTTGGCAGCGTGTCCTGTATCAGGAATTCTTTACCGAAAATCTCTTTTTCAACCGCAAATGTTTTGTTCTTCACGTTTTTGTAGTGGATGCCGCCACCGCCCATGAACGATGCCATCATGCGCATACCGTTCTCCTGCCCCGGTGCATCAAGGCGCTCTTCTTCTTTGTAAAGCGATGCTGATTTATCGAAATTCAGGATAAAGGTTTTCTCAAAAGCCTTCTTCATACGCTCCTGAATCATCTTTTGCATTTCAGGTGTTATCTGCGGGCTGTCCATCTTGAAGTCGCCGGTGCTGGTTTTAGATTCATAAACCGCCATCCCCTGGAAATCCTGGGCGTGAAGCGTTACTACAGACGATGCTGCCACCACAAAATATAGAAATAATTTTTTCATTTCAATTTAAGTTTAAATTGTAAGACGATTCAGTAATGTGTTTGTTACAAGGTTATTCAAATATAAAATACTTTAAAACGTTATTTTTGTACTTTGCGACACATTATGTATAAACTCGCTGCCTTCTTACTGCTTTTTACAGCTGCCGTTTTTGCGCAGGAGCTTACTGTTCCCGCAAAATTCCTGTCAAAGTTTGATGCAGGGCCGCAGCAGTTTTTGGGCACAGACGCTTTCGGGGCACGCTACAGCATTGCCGATAATGAATACAGGAAGTTAACGGAAAATTCCTTACAAAAGTATAAGAACCTGCAGTTGGGCGCCATAACCCGCGTTGACCTTCAGAACCCGTTACAAGTAGTACTGTTTTACAAGCGGTTCAATACTGTGGTCTTGCTTGATAACCAGGCAAACGAGACACGCCGCATCAATTTTAATGACCTTGGCAAGCCCAATGAAACCATGAATCCTATTGTTGCCGATGCCGTAGGCCTTGCCAGCCAGAACAGGCTTTGGGTGTACGACATCAATACGCTGCAGCTTGGATTGTTTGATTTTGTACAGAATACCTTCAGGGCAATAACGCCACCGTTCCGCGACACTATTAAACATTACCAAAGCGATTACAATTATTTCTGGTGGATAGATGTTACGGGCAAATGCTTCAGGGCAAACCTTTTCGGGAAGATTGATTTTTTGGGGAATGTTCCTGAAAATGATGCGGTAACCATAGTTTCAAACAGGTACGCCATGCTACGAAAAGGCGACACTTTAAGCCTTTACGACATGGAGACCCAAAAGCACACGCCGATTGCCATTGCTGAAAAAACTTTTGAGAGTTTCCAATATTCCGGCGAGATTTTATCTATTTTTACAGGCACTCAAATCACGAACTATAAAATAACTTTACCCAGATAATGCATATAGCTGTAGCCGGAAACATTGGCGCCGGAAAGACCACTCTCACAGGGCTTTTGGCCAAACATTTTAAATGGGAACCTCACTATGAAGACGTGGTGGACAACCCGTATCTCGATGATTTTTACCACCAGATGGAGCGTTGGTCTTTCAACCTGCAGATATACTTTTTGAACAGCCGTTTCAGCCAGATTTTGCAGATTCGCGAAAGCGGTAAAAACATAATCCAGGACCGGACGATTTATGAAGATTCGCACATATTTGCGCCTAACCTCCATGCCATGGGCCTGATGACCAACCGCGACTATAATAATTACAAATCGCTTTTTGAGCTGATGGAAAAGCTGGTAGCACCTCCTGATTTGCTTATTTATCTCCGCAGTTCTATCCCAAATCTTGTAAAACAGATTCACAAACGCGGCCGAGATTATGAAAATTCTA
This genomic interval carries:
- a CDS encoding GLPGLI family protein; its protein translation is MKKLFLYFVVAASSVVTLHAQDFQGMAVYESKTSTGDFKMDSPQITPEMQKMIQERMKKAFEKTFILNFDKSASLYKEEERLDAPGQENGMRMMASFMGGGGIHYKNVKNKTFAVEKEIFGKEFLIQDTLPKINWKMENESRKIGNYTCYKATATVPANKSDFRNYRMKTEAKKDDTKKDDSPKANNIMDQVEMPKDKTITAWYTPEIPVNQGPENYWGLPGLILEVTDGRTTILCSKVVLNPKEKTTIKAPTKGEKVTQAKFDEIVAKKAEEMRDMYQSRGGGMQIRMGN
- a CDS encoding deoxynucleoside kinase — its product is MHIAVAGNIGAGKTTLTGLLAKHFKWEPHYEDVVDNPYLDDFYHQMERWSFNLQIYFLNSRFSQILQIRESGKNIIQDRTIYEDSHIFAPNLHAMGLMTNRDYNNYKSLFELMEKLVAPPDLLIYLRSSIPNLVKQIHKRGRDYENSISIDYLSRLNERYEAWIHSYDKGKLLIIDVDNINFVDNPEDLGDIINRINAQVNGLF